In Prescottella soli, a genomic segment contains:
- a CDS encoding YccF domain-containing protein — translation MRILLNIIWLIFGGLWLALGYFLAGVVMCILIITIPFGIASFRIGLYALWPFGKTVIDKPTAGVGSLIGNIIWLLLAGIWLAIGHIVSAIAMAITIIGIPLAIANLKIIPVTLMPLGKEIVDVGSRNEAQWTAP, via the coding sequence ATGCGGATTCTGCTGAACATCATCTGGCTGATCTTCGGCGGCCTGTGGCTCGCACTCGGGTACTTCCTCGCCGGTGTGGTGATGTGCATCCTCATCATCACGATCCCGTTCGGCATCGCGTCCTTCCGCATCGGCCTCTACGCGCTGTGGCCGTTTGGCAAGACCGTCATCGACAAGCCCACCGCGGGCGTGGGGTCGCTCATCGGCAACATCATCTGGCTGCTTCTGGCCGGCATCTGGCTCGCGATCGGCCACATCGTGTCGGCGATCGCGATGGCGATCACCATCATCGGCATCCCGCTGGCGATCGCCAACCTCAAGATCATCCCGGTCACGCTGATGCCGCTCGGCAAGGAGATCGTGGACGTCGGCAGCCGCAACGAGGCGCAGTGGACCGCACCCTGA
- a CDS encoding resuscitation-promoting factor Rpf1 domain-containing protein yields MSGRHRKPTTTGRTVAKVAVTGAIMGVSGVAFAGTAAAAPDSDWDKLAQCEAGGNWGINTGNGYHGGLQFSASTWNGFGGGEYAPTANQATREQQIVVAERVLAAQGWGAWPSCSSQLGLSSAPSQRTAPAATPAPAPVVQAPAATPSGPALPPEVQAVVGGVDALLAQAKASGVVIDQGVLDAFHAAKSYDFTKLNLQDIAAPVFPGAGSLAQS; encoded by the coding sequence ATGAGCGGACGCCATCGCAAGCCGACTACCACCGGCCGCACCGTCGCCAAGGTCGCCGTCACCGGCGCCATCATGGGCGTGAGCGGCGTTGCCTTCGCAGGCACGGCCGCCGCGGCCCCCGATTCCGACTGGGACAAGCTCGCGCAGTGCGAGGCCGGCGGCAACTGGGGCATCAACACCGGCAACGGCTACCACGGTGGCCTGCAGTTCTCGGCCTCCACGTGGAACGGATTCGGCGGCGGCGAGTACGCCCCGACCGCCAACCAGGCCACCCGTGAGCAGCAGATCGTCGTCGCCGAGCGCGTGCTCGCCGCGCAGGGCTGGGGCGCATGGCCGTCCTGCTCCTCGCAGCTGGGCCTGAGCAGCGCCCCGTCGCAGCGCACCGCCCCGGCGGCCACCCCGGCCCCGGCGCCCGTCGTCCAGGCCCCCGCCGCCACCCCGTCCGGTCCCGCGCTCCCGCCGGAGGTCCAGGCAGTCGTCGGTGGTGTCGATGCGCTCCTCGCCCAGGCCAAGGCCAGCGGCGTCGTCATCGACCAGGGCGTCCTCGACGCGTTCCACGCCGCCAAGTCCTACGACTTCACCAAGCTGAACCTGCAGGACATCGCCGCCCCCGTGTTCCCGGGTGCCGGCAGCCTCGCGCAGAGCTGA
- a CDS encoding helicase-associated domain-containing protein, with amino-acid sequence MTSTHGTEGAPETANPVVAPTLTGWLGDRKDAELTGLLRLRPDLAVPPPATCAVLAGRAEQRASVMRAADSLNTLEFGLLEVLALEQADQMPVPRRHLDDAFADRVPTKTIDKALAHLRGLALVWGDDERLRIVRAASEAIPWRIGRVHADAEAMTEDEIRAALDGIEPSERDLLTTLARSSPIGRTRDAAPGTSPDRPVQRLLARGLLRWIDAETVELPAQVGQVLRGEAVHDPASPTPPALSGRKQKIADVNAAAAGEALELVRHCEDLVAALGDAPAPALKAGGLGVRESRRLSKSVGVDEARIGLLLELLAGAGLVASGTPDPAPLTDIDDYWAPTVAVDGWLNSGTARRWATLAGAWLSLPRRPWIIGSRDATDKPISALSEEVRAPGAPQERRLVLELLAEAGSGKSVSVGEASRLLAWRRPRWAGRLGPHVVERTLDESRALGLVAHGALSSPGKALLHGGDPEAEMDAALPEPIDYVLVQADLTVVAPGPLVPDLLEQITLVADIESAGAASMYRISEASIRRALDAGLTASELQTLFATRSKTPVPQSLTYLIDDVARRHGRLRAGVAASFIRCEDPALLAEVLSSPVAEQLALRALAPTVVISQAPLKEVLTELRAAGFAPAGEDSSGAIVDLRPRGARVPAARVPRLRVPAVPTDEQLGTLVRSLRAGDRAAASSGVGLRSDGTRASTAATMTLLQTAAQVRRAVTIGYVDAQGIASHRIVEPISVGGGQLDALDPATGEVKRFTLHRITSVALVD; translated from the coding sequence ATGACCTCCACGCATGGCACCGAGGGCGCCCCCGAAACCGCGAACCCTGTGGTAGCACCGACGCTGACCGGCTGGTTGGGCGACCGCAAGGACGCCGAACTGACCGGCCTGTTGCGACTGCGCCCCGACCTGGCGGTGCCGCCGCCGGCGACGTGCGCGGTCCTGGCCGGACGCGCCGAACAGCGCGCGTCGGTGATGCGCGCCGCCGACTCCCTGAACACGCTCGAGTTCGGGCTGCTCGAGGTCCTCGCGCTGGAGCAGGCCGACCAGATGCCGGTCCCCCGCCGTCACCTCGACGACGCCTTCGCCGACCGCGTGCCGACCAAGACGATCGACAAGGCCCTGGCCCACCTGCGGGGCCTCGCGCTCGTGTGGGGCGACGACGAGCGCCTCCGCATCGTCCGCGCCGCGTCCGAGGCGATCCCGTGGCGCATCGGCCGCGTCCACGCCGACGCGGAGGCGATGACGGAGGACGAGATCCGGGCCGCCCTCGACGGGATCGAGCCCAGCGAGCGGGATCTGCTGACGACGCTGGCCCGGTCGTCGCCGATCGGCCGCACCCGCGACGCCGCGCCCGGCACGTCCCCCGACCGCCCGGTCCAACGTTTGCTCGCGCGCGGGTTGCTCCGCTGGATCGACGCCGAGACGGTCGAACTGCCGGCCCAGGTCGGTCAGGTGCTGCGCGGCGAGGCCGTGCACGATCCGGCGTCCCCGACGCCGCCGGCGCTGTCCGGGCGCAAGCAGAAGATCGCCGACGTCAACGCCGCCGCGGCCGGCGAGGCACTGGAACTGGTCCGGCACTGCGAGGACCTCGTCGCCGCGCTCGGCGACGCCCCGGCCCCCGCGCTCAAGGCCGGTGGTCTCGGTGTCCGCGAGTCGCGGCGGCTGTCGAAGAGCGTCGGGGTCGACGAGGCGCGCATCGGCCTGCTGCTCGAACTGCTCGCCGGTGCCGGGCTGGTCGCCAGCGGGACCCCGGACCCCGCTCCGCTGACCGACATCGACGACTACTGGGCGCCGACGGTCGCCGTCGACGGCTGGCTCAATTCGGGGACCGCCCGGCGCTGGGCGACGCTCGCCGGGGCGTGGCTGTCGCTGCCACGCCGGCCGTGGATCATCGGCAGCCGCGACGCCACCGACAAGCCGATCTCGGCGCTCTCCGAGGAGGTGCGGGCCCCGGGCGCACCGCAGGAGCGCCGACTGGTGCTCGAGCTGCTCGCCGAGGCCGGCAGCGGGAAGTCGGTGTCCGTGGGCGAGGCGAGCCGCCTGCTCGCGTGGCGGCGGCCCCGCTGGGCGGGGCGGCTGGGTCCGCACGTCGTCGAACGAACACTCGACGAGTCGCGGGCGCTGGGGCTGGTCGCGCACGGCGCCCTCAGTTCCCCGGGCAAGGCGCTGCTGCACGGCGGCGACCCCGAGGCCGAGATGGATGCGGCACTGCCGGAGCCGATCGACTACGTGCTCGTGCAGGCCGACCTCACCGTCGTCGCGCCCGGCCCCCTCGTCCCGGACCTGCTCGAGCAGATCACGCTCGTCGCCGACATCGAGTCGGCCGGCGCGGCGTCGATGTACCGGATCAGCGAGGCCAGCATCCGCCGGGCGCTCGACGCCGGGCTCACCGCGTCCGAGCTGCAGACGCTGTTCGCGACCCGGTCCAAGACCCCGGTCCCGCAGTCGCTGACGTACCTCATCGACGACGTCGCCCGCCGCCACGGCCGGCTCCGCGCCGGGGTCGCGGCGTCGTTCATCCGCTGCGAGGACCCCGCCCTGCTCGCGGAGGTCCTGTCCTCCCCCGTCGCCGAGCAGCTCGCGCTGCGCGCGCTCGCCCCGACGGTCGTGATCTCGCAGGCCCCGCTCAAGGAGGTCCTCACCGAGCTGCGCGCCGCCGGGTTCGCCCCGGCCGGCGAGGACTCGAGCGGCGCGATCGTCGACCTGCGCCCGCGCGGGGCCCGCGTGCCGGCGGCCCGGGTGCCGCGGTTGCGGGTGCCGGCGGTCCCCACCGACGAGCAGCTCGGGACGCTGGTGCGGTCGCTGCGCGCCGGGGACCGGGCGGCCGCGTCGAGCGGTGTCGGCCTGCGCAGCGACGGCACCCGCGCCTCCACCGCGGCGACGATGACGCTGCTGCAGACCGCGGCGCAGGTGCGGCGCGCCGTCACGATCGGCTACGTCGACGCCCAGGGCATCGCGTCGCACCGCATCGTCGAACCGATCAGCGTCGGCGGCGGGCAACTCGACGCCCTGGACCCGGCGACCGGCGAGGTGAAGCGGTTCACATTGCACCGGATCACGTCGGTCGCACTGGTCGACTGA
- a CDS encoding DNA repair helicase XPB, translated as MTDGPLIVQSDKTLLLEVEHERANDARQAIAPFAELERAPEHVHTYRITPLALWNARAAGHDAEQVVDALVSFSRFAVPQPLLVDIVDTMARYGRLQLVKSPVHGLTLVSLDRAVLTEVMRHKKIAPMLGTKIDDDTVVVHPSERGHLKQMLLKVGWPAEDLAGYVDGEAHPIDLAFEEGHWQLRDYQEMAADSFWAGGSGVVVLPCGAGKTMVGAAAMAKAKATTLILVTNTVAGRQWKRELIARTSLTEEEIGEYSGEKKEIRPVTIATYQVITRKSKGEYKHLELFDSRDWGLVIYDEVHLLPAPVFRMTADLQSRRRLGLTATLVREDGREGDVFSLIGPKRYDAPWKDIEAQGWIAPAECIEVRVTMTDAERMSYATAEPDERYKLCSTAHTKIAVVKSILDKHPDAPTLIIGAYLDQLEELGAALDAPVIQGSTRNKEREALFDKFRAGEIQTLVVSKVANFSIDLPEASVAVQVSGTFGSRQEEAQRLGRLLRPKHDGGQAHFYSVVARDTLDAEYAAHRQRFLAEQGYAYRITDADDLLGPTIG; from the coding sequence GTGACCGACGGCCCGCTGATCGTCCAGTCCGACAAGACCCTGCTGCTCGAGGTCGAGCACGAGCGTGCGAACGACGCACGGCAGGCGATCGCGCCGTTCGCCGAGCTCGAACGCGCCCCCGAGCACGTCCACACGTACCGGATCACCCCGCTCGCGCTGTGGAACGCGCGCGCGGCCGGCCACGACGCCGAACAGGTCGTCGACGCGCTCGTCTCGTTCTCCCGGTTCGCGGTCCCGCAGCCGCTGCTGGTCGACATCGTCGACACCATGGCCCGCTACGGCCGCCTGCAGCTGGTGAAGAGCCCGGTCCACGGCCTGACCCTCGTCAGCCTCGACCGCGCCGTGCTCACCGAGGTGATGCGGCACAAGAAGATCGCCCCCATGCTCGGCACGAAGATCGACGACGACACCGTCGTCGTGCACCCCAGCGAGCGCGGCCACCTCAAGCAGATGCTGCTGAAGGTCGGCTGGCCGGCCGAGGACCTCGCCGGGTACGTCGACGGCGAGGCGCACCCGATCGACCTCGCGTTCGAGGAGGGCCACTGGCAGCTGCGCGACTACCAGGAGATGGCGGCCGACTCGTTCTGGGCCGGCGGCTCCGGTGTCGTGGTGCTGCCGTGCGGCGCGGGCAAGACGATGGTCGGTGCCGCCGCGATGGCGAAGGCGAAGGCGACGACGCTGATCCTGGTCACCAACACCGTCGCCGGACGGCAGTGGAAGCGCGAGCTGATCGCGCGCACGTCGCTCACCGAGGAGGAGATCGGCGAGTACTCGGGCGAGAAGAAGGAGATCCGCCCGGTCACCATCGCGACCTACCAGGTCATCACCCGCAAGTCGAAGGGCGAGTACAAGCACCTCGAGCTGTTCGACTCCCGCGACTGGGGCCTGGTGATCTACGACGAGGTGCACCTGCTGCCCGCGCCGGTGTTCCGCATGACGGCGGACCTGCAGTCCCGTCGCCGCCTCGGGCTCACCGCGACGCTGGTCCGCGAGGACGGCCGCGAGGGCGACGTGTTCTCGCTGATCGGCCCCAAGCGCTACGACGCACCGTGGAAGGACATCGAGGCGCAGGGCTGGATCGCGCCCGCCGAGTGCATCGAGGTGCGGGTGACGATGACCGACGCCGAACGAATGTCGTACGCGACGGCCGAGCCCGACGAGCGCTACAAGCTGTGCTCGACGGCGCACACCAAGATCGCCGTCGTGAAGTCGATCCTCGACAAGCATCCGGACGCGCCGACCCTCATCATCGGCGCGTACCTGGACCAGCTCGAGGAACTCGGCGCGGCCCTCGACGCCCCCGTCATCCAGGGTTCCACGCGAAACAAGGAACGCGAGGCGCTGTTCGACAAGTTCCGCGCCGGCGAGATCCAGACCCTGGTGGTGAGCAAGGTCGCGAACTTCTCGATCGACCTGCCGGAGGCGTCGGTGGCGGTGCAGGTGTCGGGCACGTTCGGGTCCCGGCAGGAGGAGGCGCAGCGGCTGGGCCGACTCCTGCGTCCCAAGCACGACGGCGGTCAGGCACACTTCTACTCGGTGGTCGCTCGGGACACGCTCGACGCCGAGTACGCCGCCCACCGCCAACGCTTCCTGGCCGAGCAGGGCTACGCGTACCGCATCACGGACGCCGACGACCTCCTCGGCCCGACCATCGGATAG
- a CDS encoding DUF3239 domain-containing protein: MRPFEFPVDKLHAKAVNETLSDIRRLQVSAVLMAVILGAGAAGLFYLAQPWSYILGVVLALFALTSLFMVVWTPRKVGSIEDLYAKGNLVPAVVAEVHPRGYTLIALVDVAKPGATAPHYALTTRTVRALPGKTHSVGSKIPSVSVLGDRSSRSDSDTWQMVSVMPIAWGTRDSKVITQATAKIGDAEWQLLSKNISMSEKVRTSDKQFVLLDPAELPDELH; this comes from the coding sequence GTGCGACCCTTCGAGTTCCCGGTCGACAAGCTCCACGCCAAGGCCGTCAACGAGACGCTCTCCGACATCCGACGGCTGCAGGTGTCGGCGGTGTTGATGGCCGTCATCCTCGGTGCCGGCGCGGCCGGGCTGTTCTACCTGGCCCAGCCGTGGTCGTACATCCTCGGCGTGGTGCTGGCGCTGTTCGCGTTGACGTCGCTGTTCATGGTCGTGTGGACGCCCCGGAAGGTCGGCAGCATCGAGGACCTGTACGCCAAGGGCAACCTGGTGCCGGCGGTCGTCGCGGAGGTCCACCCCCGCGGCTACACGCTGATCGCGCTGGTGGACGTCGCGAAGCCGGGCGCCACCGCGCCGCACTACGCGCTGACCACCCGCACCGTCCGGGCGCTGCCCGGCAAGACACACTCGGTGGGCAGCAAGATTCCGTCGGTGTCGGTGCTGGGCGACCGCTCCTCCCGCTCCGACAGTGACACGTGGCAGATGGTCAGCGTCATGCCGATCGCGTGGGGCACTCGCGACAGCAAGGTGATCACGCAGGCGACCGCGAAGATCGGCGACGCCGAGTGGCAACTGCTGAGCAAGAACATCTCGATGTCGGAGAAGGTACGCACGTCGGACAAGCAGTTCGTGCTGCTCGATCCGGCCGAGTTGCCCGACGAATTGCATTGA
- a CDS encoding MCE family protein, with amino-acid sequence MNKMSKLAQWQIGAFVVLAIVSIVFVGGRYVRLDNLMGFGQYSVFVDLPSSGGIFTNAEVTYRGVPVGRVGDLTLTADGVRVELLLDNGSPSVPASAAAVVANRSAIGEQYVDLQPSGDGGPYLADGSVITRDHATVPTPVEDLVASVDTFARSVPTDSLHTAATELGRAFDGQGDNLRAVVDSLGAFTREAADALPQTLDLITDGRTVLDSQSDQSSAIRSFSTDLAALAAQLRSSDPDIRKLIGTGTAASNRVGALVHDSGADLTTVLSNARQITSLAPGREPYLRAALQLLPALPVAARAVAPGDGTIHFGLVLETNNPAPCTVGYDSTYRTLDEMKQRDPDFDDSRDDFPFSTDVRCLVPQGNPTGVRSAERAALADPTVPQPWDDKPKQAPDTLNLNPIATQLATIMGVTPPR; translated from the coding sequence ATGAACAAGATGTCGAAGCTGGCTCAGTGGCAGATCGGCGCGTTCGTGGTGCTCGCGATCGTGAGCATCGTCTTCGTGGGTGGACGCTACGTGCGCCTCGACAACCTGATGGGGTTCGGCCAGTACTCGGTATTCGTCGATCTGCCGTCGTCGGGCGGCATCTTCACCAACGCCGAGGTCACCTATCGCGGTGTGCCGGTCGGGCGGGTCGGGGATCTGACACTGACCGCCGACGGTGTGCGCGTCGAACTGCTGCTCGACAACGGATCGCCGTCCGTGCCGGCGTCGGCGGCGGCCGTCGTCGCGAATCGGTCCGCGATCGGCGAGCAGTACGTCGATCTGCAGCCGAGCGGGGACGGCGGGCCGTACCTCGCCGACGGGTCGGTGATCACCCGCGACCACGCCACGGTCCCGACGCCGGTGGAGGACCTCGTCGCGTCGGTCGACACCTTCGCCCGATCCGTCCCGACGGACAGCCTGCACACCGCGGCCACCGAACTCGGCAGGGCATTCGACGGGCAGGGTGACAACCTGCGCGCGGTCGTCGACTCCCTGGGCGCGTTCACCCGGGAGGCCGCCGACGCCCTGCCGCAGACACTCGATCTGATCACCGACGGCCGCACCGTGCTCGACAGCCAGTCCGACCAGTCCTCGGCGATCCGCTCGTTCAGCACCGACCTCGCCGCCCTCGCCGCGCAACTGCGTTCGAGCGACCCCGACATCCGCAAGCTGATCGGAACCGGCACCGCCGCGAGCAACCGGGTGGGCGCGCTGGTCCACGACAGCGGCGCGGACCTGACGACGGTGCTGTCGAACGCTCGACAGATCACGTCCCTCGCCCCGGGGCGCGAGCCGTACCTGCGGGCGGCGCTGCAACTGCTGCCGGCGCTGCCGGTGGCCGCACGGGCCGTGGCGCCGGGTGACGGGACCATCCACTTCGGCCTCGTCCTCGAGACGAACAACCCCGCCCCGTGCACGGTCGGCTACGACAGCACTTACCGGACCCTCGACGAGATGAAGCAGCGCGACCCGGACTTCGACGACAGCCGCGACGACTTCCCCTTCTCCACCGACGTCCGCTGCCTCGTCCCGCAGGGCAACCCGACCGGCGTCCGCAGTGCGGAACGGGCGGCCCTCGCCGACCCCACCGTGCCGCAGCCGTGGGACGACAAGCCGAAGCAGGCGCCGGACACCTTGAACCTCAACCCGATCGCGACCCAACTCGCCACGATCATGGGTGTCACGCCGCCGAGATGA
- a CDS encoding TetR/AcrR family transcriptional regulator, translating into MTGRGRDGSSGAVAAESDSDSDSPVRSSRVARRRDRRKTEIVRTAIGILAVGGYQGMNLEDVAEQTDIAKATLYHYFRSKDELVAAALEVLTEEVLTRLAQRAAEVGDGTATVLLGALVDEQVRIVTETAPEVATVFSWPRSWPQTFQESMKEMRRRHDAVFRRVVERGVTDGEFTCPDIDVAMQCLHGILNQSSVWMRPDAHADDMADVRAAVVACALRLFV; encoded by the coding sequence ATGACCGGCAGGGGGCGCGACGGCAGCTCCGGTGCCGTTGCAGCGGAAAGTGATTCGGACTCGGATTCCCCGGTGCGGTCGAGCCGGGTCGCCAGGCGGCGCGACCGCCGGAAGACGGAGATCGTCAGGACGGCGATCGGGATCCTCGCGGTGGGCGGCTACCAGGGCATGAACCTGGAGGACGTCGCGGAGCAGACGGACATCGCCAAGGCCACGCTCTACCACTACTTCCGCTCCAAGGACGAACTCGTCGCGGCGGCCCTCGAGGTCCTGACCGAGGAGGTGCTGACGCGACTCGCGCAGCGCGCGGCGGAGGTCGGGGACGGGACGGCCACCGTCCTGCTCGGCGCCCTCGTCGACGAGCAGGTCCGCATCGTCACCGAGACCGCCCCGGAGGTCGCCACCGTCTTCTCCTGGCCCCGATCCTGGCCGCAGACGTTCCAGGAGTCCATGAAGGAGATGCGGCGTCGACACGACGCCGTCTTCCGCCGCGTGGTCGAGCGAGGCGTCACCGACGGCGAATTCACCTGCCCGGACATCGATGTCGCGATGCAGTGCCTGCACGGCATCCTGAACCAGTCGTCGGTCTGGATGCGCCCGGACGCGCACGCCGACGACATGGCGGACGTGCGCGCCGCCGTCGTCGCCTGCGCTCTCCGCCTGTTCGTCTAG
- a CDS encoding thioesterase family protein, which yields MAYFKRESAHAFHPTSHVSGAWNEDEQHIAPAIGLLAHMVECDRDQRRDDGLVIGRLSYDILGTLPMDTVETSVNVVRPGRTIELVEATLAHGGRPAVRMRAWLMQPGDTGSLQGTSFSRIPRPEEMEPWDPTEVWAGGCIATIEVRRVQVEPGRAAFWIRTPRSLVDGEQVSALARATGMFDFANGMAARANPRDVAFPNIDLTAHLFTEPYGEWLGFDTTVSFGPTGLGLTSSVIHDVHGPVGTVNQILTVRP from the coding sequence ATGGCCTACTTCAAGAGGGAGAGCGCCCACGCGTTCCACCCCACCAGCCATGTCAGTGGCGCCTGGAACGAGGACGAGCAGCACATCGCCCCCGCCATCGGCCTGCTGGCGCACATGGTCGAATGCGACCGCGATCAGCGCCGCGACGACGGCCTCGTGATCGGGCGACTGTCCTACGACATCCTCGGCACGCTCCCGATGGACACGGTCGAGACGTCGGTGAACGTCGTCCGACCCGGCCGCACCATCGAACTGGTGGAGGCCACACTTGCCCACGGCGGACGCCCGGCCGTGCGGATGCGCGCCTGGCTGATGCAGCCGGGCGACACCGGCAGCCTGCAGGGAACGTCGTTCTCCCGGATCCCGCGGCCCGAGGAGATGGAGCCCTGGGACCCGACCGAGGTCTGGGCCGGGGGCTGCATCGCCACCATCGAGGTGCGTCGTGTCCAGGTCGAGCCGGGGCGGGCCGCGTTCTGGATCCGCACGCCGCGGTCGCTCGTCGACGGCGAGCAAGTCAGTGCCCTGGCGCGGGCGACAGGCATGTTCGATTTCGCCAACGGGATGGCCGCGCGTGCGAACCCGCGGGACGTCGCGTTCCCCAACATCGATCTCACCGCGCACCTGTTCACCGAGCCGTACGGGGAATGGCTCGGCTTCGACACCACCGTGTCGTTCGGACCCACCGGGCTCGGCCTGACGAGCAGCGTCATCCACGACGTGCACGGACCGGTCGGAACGGTGAACCAGATCCTCACCGTGCGCCCCTGA
- a CDS encoding sigma-70 family RNA polymerase sigma factor produces MGVATLADSFEAHRGHLMSAAYRLTGSVSDAEDAVQEAWLRLADTDADAIRDLRAWLTTVVGRICLDRLRSATVRRERYIGQWLPEPIVTDRTPSRAPDPLESVVQQEDNRIAALVVLDTLSPDQRVAFVLHDGFAVPFGEIADLLSVSVASARQLASRARRALADAPPPVPEAEHDEAVTRLVTALASGDLDAVIAALHPDAITIGDANGTTRTAVNVITGADHSARFFLGLAHKYGVDTFLAATPVRVNGRLGFLSHGSPGDATHPGYPGRVTAFTVRDDRVWAAYDIANPEKLGGIRLSVRPP; encoded by the coding sequence ATGGGCGTCGCGACACTGGCGGACTCGTTCGAAGCGCACCGCGGACACCTGATGTCCGCCGCGTACCGGCTCACCGGCAGCGTCAGCGACGCCGAGGACGCCGTGCAGGAGGCCTGGCTACGCCTGGCCGACACCGATGCGGATGCCATCCGGGACCTGCGCGCGTGGCTGACGACGGTCGTCGGGCGCATCTGCCTCGACCGGCTGCGGTCCGCGACCGTCCGCCGCGAGCGCTACATCGGGCAGTGGCTCCCCGAGCCGATCGTCACGGACCGGACGCCGTCGCGGGCACCCGATCCTTTGGAATCGGTTGTCCAGCAAGAGGACAACCGTATAGCGGCTCTGGTCGTCCTCGACACGCTCTCCCCCGACCAGCGGGTCGCCTTCGTCCTGCACGACGGCTTCGCGGTGCCGTTCGGCGAGATCGCGGACCTCCTGTCGGTCAGCGTCGCGAGCGCGCGTCAGCTCGCGTCCCGTGCCCGACGCGCGCTCGCCGACGCGCCGCCACCGGTCCCGGAGGCCGAACACGACGAGGCCGTCACCCGACTGGTGACGGCCCTGGCCAGCGGCGACCTCGACGCGGTAATCGCAGCCCTGCACCCGGACGCGATCACGATCGGCGACGCGAACGGCACCACTCGCACCGCGGTCAACGTCATCACCGGCGCCGACCACTCGGCCCGGTTCTTCCTCGGCCTCGCCCACAAGTACGGCGTGGACACATTCCTCGCGGCGACCCCGGTGCGCGTCAACGGCCGACTCGGGTTCCTCAGCCATGGCTCCCCCGGCGACGCGACCCACCCCGGTTACCCGGGGCGGGTCACCGCGTTCACCGTGCGCGACGACCGCGTGTGGGCGGCCTACGACATCGCGAATCCCGAAAAGCTGGGTGGGATCAGGCTTTCCGTTCGGCCTCCGTAG
- a CDS encoding carboxymuconolactone decarboxylase family protein, which yields MARIRAVTPQEAGPLVKAAYWFTRRQFGEVPEPFAVLANHRKLFTVSARHEMGAQKASTVLPPNVRDIAVYRVAWTVGCSWCVDFGTMLQRLEGLDVERLQHIGEYETSPLYSDDERAAIAYADAMTQTPTTATDEQVADLERRFGRDGVVELTYQVGLENMRSRTYSALGIHEQGFNSGDACRVPWDTATEAERKA from the coding sequence ATGGCTCGAATTCGTGCGGTGACCCCGCAGGAGGCCGGCCCGCTGGTGAAGGCCGCGTACTGGTTCACGCGTCGACAGTTCGGCGAGGTCCCGGAGCCCTTCGCGGTGCTTGCCAACCATCGCAAGCTGTTCACCGTCTCGGCCCGCCACGAAATGGGAGCCCAGAAGGCGTCGACGGTGCTGCCGCCCAACGTCCGGGACATCGCCGTCTACCGGGTCGCGTGGACCGTCGGCTGCTCCTGGTGCGTCGACTTCGGCACCATGCTGCAGCGGCTCGAGGGGCTCGACGTGGAACGGCTGCAGCACATCGGCGAGTACGAGACGTCGCCGCTCTACAGCGACGACGAGCGGGCGGCGATCGCCTACGCCGACGCGATGACCCAGACCCCCACGACCGCGACCGACGAGCAGGTGGCCGACCTCGAGCGGCGCTTCGGACGCGACGGCGTCGTCGAACTGACCTATCAGGTCGGGCTCGAGAACATGCGCTCGCGGACCTACTCGGCGCTCGGCATCCACGAACAGGGCTTCAACTCGGGCGACGCGTGCCGGGTGCCGTGGGACACGGCTACGGAGGCCGAACGGAAAGCCTGA